The following coding sequences are from one Primulina eburnea isolate SZY01 chromosome 15, ASM2296580v1, whole genome shotgun sequence window:
- the LOC140815554 gene encoding uncharacterized protein, with amino-acid sequence MKGVMRFRKKGKFILRFIGPFEILERVGTLAYRGSLPLNLARAHNVFHVSMLRKYMINSSHVLNYEPLQLTPHMSYEERPAKIVDRQEKRLRNKVIQMVKSSG; translated from the coding sequence ATGAAGGGCGTGATGAGGTTCCGGAAGAAGGGCAAGTTTATCCTTAGGTTCATCGGACCATTCGAGATACTAGAGAGAGTCGGGACACTTGCGTACAGAGGTTCTTTACCGCTGAATCTGGCGAGAGctcataatgtgttccacgtctccatgctgcggaagtacatgaTAAACTCTTCACATGTGCTGAACTATGAGCCACTTCAGCTAACACCACATATGTCGTACGAAGAAAGACCTGCAAAAATAGTGGACAGGCAGGAGAAGAGACTCCGGAACAAGGTGATCCAGATGGTcaagtcaagtggctga